The proteins below are encoded in one region of Bacillota bacterium LX-D:
- a CDS encoding GTP-binding protein, producing the protein MAIEREILKIVVVGHVDHGKSTLIGRLLYDTKSLPEGAIERVKRICKEKGKPFEYAYLLDAFEEEQKQGITIDTTQLQFFTEKREYVIIDAPGHKQFLKNMISGAANAEAALLIIDAQEGIQEQSKRHGYILSLLGIQKVYVIVNKMDLIDYSEEKFNEIKFQMNEFLNNLHVYPLKYIPISAFHGENITQISEKMPWYQGEPILKAIDLIEKDRGLEDKPLRFPIQDVYKFDQRRIIAGRIETGRLQVGDEILINPGGKVTRVKTIENWVEKDKKTKVSAGMSVGITVEDEFFNQRGEVITHVGQGPYIANALKANLFWMGKTPLVKGKKYKFKLVTQEVECEIITIHKVIDASTLAAIEDAREIKAGDVAEVTIKTKEQISFDEFKNNPNTGRFVLVDGYDVSGGGIISGTVGEILTTTKFVSKDLFFPVTCFDEYYYAFAEQQLVKKSRRPTTFAIGDVAPLSGDTYTYPENINIVNISMGLIASIGKASLLSIEHLAGHKYNGVPMIEANGAAIKIASAEEYQRFTAELEGLNLDNKEQFEDFANKWLDLTKYRKIKYKATLNSSEIEYHI; encoded by the coding sequence GTGGCAATTGAAAGAGAAATATTAAAAATTGTAGTGGTCGGTCATGTTGATCATGGCAAATCTACCTTAATCGGTAGGCTGCTTTATGATACCAAGTCCCTTCCTGAAGGGGCCATCGAGAGAGTAAAACGCATTTGCAAGGAAAAAGGAAAGCCCTTTGAATATGCATACTTATTGGATGCCTTTGAGGAAGAACAAAAACAAGGAATTACCATTGATACCACTCAGCTTCAGTTTTTTACGGAAAAAAGAGAATACGTAATTATTGATGCTCCAGGACATAAGCAATTTCTAAAAAACATGATTTCCGGTGCCGCCAATGCTGAAGCTGCTTTGCTAATTATTGATGCACAAGAAGGTATCCAGGAGCAGTCCAAAAGACATGGCTACATCCTTTCTCTCTTGGGTATACAAAAGGTCTATGTGATCGTCAATAAGATGGATTTAATCGATTATTCTGAGGAAAAATTTAATGAGATTAAGTTTCAAATGAATGAGTTTCTGAATAATCTCCATGTTTATCCCTTAAAATACATTCCCATTTCCGCTTTTCATGGAGAAAATATAACCCAAATTTCGGAAAAAATGCCTTGGTATCAAGGGGAACCTATCCTAAAGGCTATTGACCTTATTGAGAAGGATAGGGGTTTAGAGGATAAACCCCTGCGCTTTCCCATTCAAGATGTTTATAAATTTGACCAGCGCCGGATTATTGCCGGGAGAATTGAAACAGGCCGTTTACAGGTTGGAGATGAAATTCTTATTAATCCTGGTGGTAAAGTGACACGGGTCAAAACCATTGAGAATTGGGTGGAAAAAGATAAAAAAACAAAAGTTAGTGCCGGTATGTCCGTTGGCATAACAGTGGAGGATGAATTTTTTAATCAACGAGGGGAAGTAATTACCCATGTGGGGCAAGGACCTTACATTGCTAACGCTTTAAAAGCCAACCTATTTTGGATGGGTAAAACCCCTTTAGTGAAAGGTAAAAAATATAAGTTTAAACTGGTTACCCAGGAAGTGGAATGTGAGATCATAACCATCCACAAGGTAATAGATGCATCAACTCTGGCTGCTATTGAAGATGCCCGAGAAATTAAGGCTGGAGATGTAGCCGAGGTGACCATCAAGACCAAGGAGCAGATCAGCTTTGACGAATTCAAAAATAATCCTAACACTGGCCGATTTGTGCTGGTCGATGGTTATGATGTGAGCGGGGGAGGAATTATCTCTGGTACCGTAGGCGAAATACTGACCACCACTAAGTTCGTTAGCAAAGATCTATTTTTTCCTGTAACCTGCTTCGATGAATATTATTATGCCTTTGCTGAGCAACAATTGGTAAAAAAGTCCAGACGGCCTACCACTTTTGCTATTGGTGATGTGGCTCCTCTGAGTGGGGATACCTATACTTACCCTGAAAACATTAATATTGTCAATATTAGCATGGGTTTGATCGCTAGCATTGGGAAAGCTTCCCTGTTAAGTATTGAGCATTTGGCCGGACATAAATACAATGGGGTTCCCATGATTGAAGCTAACGGTGCCGCAATTAAAATTGCTTCAGCTGAAGAGTACCAACGGTTTACTGCTGAATTAGAAGGTCTTAACCTGGATAATAAGGAACAATTTGAAGATTTTGCTAATAAATGGTTAGACCTAACCAAGTATAGAAAGATTAAGTATAAAGCAACATTAAATAGCTCGGAAATTGAATATCATATTTAG
- a CDS encoding ATP-binding protein produces the protein MKDLAGSGCEILIPFNERKPLREIERSIITKYRRTIWSKFIRAIKDYRLIEEGDRIAVAISGGKDSMLLAKLFQELQCHGQTNFSLEFIAMDPGYHPSIKELLVDNCAYLNIPIHLFESHIFKVTEKIAQDYPCYMCAKMRRGALYAKAQELGCNKLALGHHFDDVIETTLLNLLFAGRFKTMLPKLKSQNFTGLELIRPLYYVEESAIVSYTNRNGIWPLNCACMVAAEKTASKRFEIKQLLQNLKKDYQDVDKSIFRAAQNVNLESVLGWKIGGKNYSYLDQYDQ, from the coding sequence ATGAAGGATTTGGCAGGAAGTGGTTGCGAGATATTAATCCCTTTTAATGAGAGAAAACCGTTAAGGGAAATAGAACGCAGCATTATTACCAAATATAGACGGACTATTTGGAGTAAGTTTATTCGCGCTATAAAAGATTACCGATTAATAGAAGAAGGTGATAGGATTGCTGTTGCTATTTCCGGGGGTAAAGACAGCATGCTTCTGGCCAAGTTGTTCCAGGAACTACAGTGCCATGGCCAAACCAATTTCTCTCTAGAGTTTATTGCTATGGACCCTGGTTATCATCCAAGTATCAAAGAATTGCTGGTTGATAATTGTGCCTATTTAAACATACCTATTCATTTATTTGAATCACACATTTTTAAGGTTACAGAGAAAATTGCGCAGGATTACCCCTGTTATATGTGTGCTAAGATGCGAAGGGGTGCTCTCTATGCCAAAGCACAGGAATTAGGCTGCAACAAACTAGCCTTAGGTCATCATTTTGACGATGTTATTGAAACAACTTTGTTAAATCTTTTGTTTGCCGGCAGATTTAAGACTATGCTGCCTAAGCTAAAATCGCAGAATTTTACTGGGTTAGAGTTGATTCGGCCCCTTTACTATGTGGAGGAGAGCGCAATAGTTAGTTATACCAATCGTAATGGTATTTGGCCTTTAAACTGCGCCTGTATGGTGGCAGCGGAAAAAACAGCCAGCAAACGTTTTGAAATCAAACAGCTGCTGCAAAATCTAAAAAAGGATTATCAAGATGTAGACAAATCTATTTTTCGTGCCGCTCAAAATGTTAATTTAGAATCAGTTCTGGGTTGGAAAATAGGTGGGAAAAATTATTCTTATTTGGACCAATACGATCAATAA